The Deltaproteobacteria bacterium IMCC39524 DNA segment AGCCAAACCCAATAGGCCTTTGAAATGAAGCCTCCCTACCTCGGAAGGTTATTAGCCAGAGCAAATAATTATACCCTAAAATTAGGCATGCATTTCTGACACACAGAGAAATTCTCAGTACCCCTGACTTATGAAAAAAGCCCACGGGTTTTCATGAGTCAAGGAAACAAGGTAGAGCCCTTTCCCCATCAGAGTAATAGCGGACTTCAATCGTATTCCCTTCCGGGTCCCTAAAATAAATTGACGTGCCAGTCCCATGTGCTCCCCAGCGTTTGACTGGCCCTTCCTCAATAACAACGCCTTGCTCATTGAGCCTTGCCTGAAGGGCTTTTGAACCAGCTTCGTCAGTCGCAAAGCAGAAGTGGTTGAGGTTGGGACGACAGACTTCCTCTGGATTGGTTTTCTCCCACATTTTTTTCGGGAAAAGGTCGATGATGCTGTCGGTAGAAAGCCTTACAGAGGGAAAGGGAACCTGCCCCGCAGTAAACTCCTCCAGCCTCTCGCCTGGCAATTGCAGAACTTCAGTATAAAACTTGACCATTTTATCAATGTCGACAACGTTAATGACAATATGATCGAATATGAACTCCATGCCGATTCCTCCAGTGTCCGTAAAAGTTTAGAGTACGAACTCAAATAAGACATTACCGATATTCTTTAAGGGATGGTTACAGGCCAATTATACTTGGTCGTATGTTGAGGTCAAAGTGGGGGGGGTACTGTAAATCCTCTCGCAACTAATTCACAGTGGCTTTTCGACAGAAATGCGGAATTATTGCTGACCCTGCATTGTAATAAAAAAAGCCCCACAATCCAGGAGGGGGAGAGTGGGGCAACGGGTTTCTATGGGTTTTTAGGAGGTAAAAATGAAGAACTATGTTCTGTTGTTTGATATCTTACCTTTTTAGTCAGACATGTCAAGAGAAAAAACACCCCTTTAATTGAAGTTTATATGAGGCAGGTGCGCTACCAGGCTGCGCTATCGCTATAAGTCAATGATAACGGTGGTTTGATGTGCTTTTGTGTTGTATAGCTCATCGTCATAGCGCACAGGTTCCCGAAGCAGAATCGTTCGTTCTGCTCACTGTGCGTCCAGGCTGCGGAACATCCCGTGTCGTTCTTGTATTTATCTCGTGGGAGTACTATTCGGAAGAAAAGTCCATTGTCGTAATGATTTGACTAATTTCAGTTTTGAACATGTCTATTGTCAACGTTGGTTTGTACCCCTCTTGTCGAAGTGCAGAAGCTATGCAGATGACTAAGCTGGAATCTAAATGTTGTATACCCATATTGGGGATATCCTTTTGTTCAGAACTCCGGCCTAATACCTTAGTGGGGTTTCCTTCTTCTCTAATTTTGTCTGGTAGCCCATTCAACATGTGAGTCAATGTAACGGCAAGGGAGTATACATCACTCTTCTCATCTGCTGGCTCATTAGCAGTTAAAGCAGGGTCTGTGTAAGGAAAGCTTACTCTCATATCGTCAGGGCCAATAATTTCTCCGAAGTATCTAGCAGTCCCGAAGTCAATTATGATGGGTTCTCCGGCATCATTGATTAAAATATTGAGCGGCTTGATGTCACAGTGAACAATCTTGTTTTTGTGTAACCCTGCTATGCCGTCACACAATTGAAGAATAATAGTAAGAGCCCGCTCAACTTCCAGTTGCCCCTCTGCTAGCAAAATGTCATGTAAGCTTCTTGAGGTGCCTAGATAATCCTGCACAATAAATGCGCCTTGTTTGTTTGATAACCAATGAACTTCATGGATCTTGATCAACCCATGCAAATTGTAGCTTTTTAGCTTTTTACATATTTCAAGTTCTCTTCTTATGAATTGATTTGCAGACTTATCTCGTACATCCAGTTTGAGTAACTTCAACACTACTTCTCTGTGAGGGGTGGCCGCTTCATCCCATGCAACATACACACTAGTTAGTCCCTCTCTGGAAAGGTTTGCTTTAATTTGAAAGCGGTCTAAATATTTAACACCGTTATTTAGGGCAGGCAGCCTTAGGTCATTTTCGTCCCCAGAAAGCTCTTCTTCCTTTTTCCCTAATTGGTAATATCTCTTTGTGTGTAAACAAGCGATCAATAGTGCGACAAGGACGGGACAGCCATAAAGAGCTCCCCAATAAGGACCAACAATTTTTTTGAAGGTAGATCCCTCAAAATAGGTGAATATTTGAAGTATCGACCAGAGCCCTGTAACAGTAGAAAAATACGTAGCGGCCGAGACCTTGGCCATTCTGGAGATACTTTGTTTGACTAATATACTTGCCATTTGATTGACTACTTCTGCAATTCAGGGAGTATGGTGAAGTAAGTTAATATACCTTTAGTATAAATATGCTATCAATAACAAAAGCATA contains these protein-coding regions:
- a CDS encoding serine/threonine-protein kinase, whose product is MAKVSAATYFSTVTGLWSILQIFTYFEGSTFKKIVGPYWGALYGCPVLVALLIACLHTKRYYQLGKKEEELSGDENDLRLPALNNGVKYLDRFQIKANLSREGLTSVYVAWDEAATPHREVVLKLLKLDVRDKSANQFIRRELEICKKLKSYNLHGLIKIHEVHWLSNKQGAFIVQDYLGTSRSLHDILLAEGQLEVERALTIILQLCDGIAGLHKNKIVHCDIKPLNILINDAGEPIIIDFGTARYFGEIIGPDDMRVSFPYTDPALTANEPADEKSDVYSLAVTLTHMLNGLPDKIREEGNPTKVLGRSSEQKDIPNMGIQHLDSSLVICIASALRQEGYKPTLTIDMFKTEISQIITTMDFSSE
- a CDS encoding VOC family protein → MEFIFDHIVINVVDIDKMVKFYTEVLQLPGERLEEFTAGQVPFPSVRLSTDSIIDLFPKKMWEKTNPEEVCRPNLNHFCFATDEAGSKALQARLNEQGVVIEEGPVKRWGAHGTGTSIYFRDPEGNTIEVRYYSDGERALPCFLDS